A genome region from bacterium includes the following:
- a CDS encoding porin has protein sequence MKKTLVYLVASLVVLMFTVPASATIEWSGQIMAGIEKMDYGTPTTPSGTVSDELQFSNIKLNLDVKADVCDGVVGVAQLRSTCEVCNVTKRCVYVEITDRIIPDASLQIGRVDLPLGAEYQKASENANTMHNPLIFNSVLADDMADFAIDDGLLMSKTMGGVDCKLGITNGYGNCGKRNCKDTNGEKAITLNLSGDCPAIPGLTLGATYHTDDCADQVNETDEGDLWIIDAAYASGLWKFAAALGNLEIKGGIANYIITDDIDYLVLELVYGNGETPWWVAARYSTKEPNTSLSGYSITDPKDDEERLELGAGYKLCDNAYLKIEYIDNEVDDNIKYLDDYDGIKAIVNINL, from the coding sequence ATGAAAAAGACTTTAGTTTATTTAGTGGCGAGTTTAGTGGTGCTGATGTTTACTGTACCGGCATCTGCGACGATAGAGTGGTCAGGACAGATTATGGCAGGGATTGAGAAAATGGATTACGGTACTCCCACTACACCAAGTGGTACTGTGAGTGATGAGCTTCAATTCTCTAACATAAAGCTCAATCTTGATGTCAAGGCAGATGTATGTGATGGGGTGGTAGGCGTTGCTCAACTTCGCTCAACTTGTGAAGTGTGCAATGTGACGAAAAGATGTGTGTATGTGGAGATAACCGACAGGATTATCCCGGATGCATCTCTCCAGATTGGACGAGTAGATCTACCATTAGGTGCAGAGTATCAAAAGGCATCAGAGAATGCTAACACAATGCATAACCCATTGATCTTCAACTCAGTATTAGCCGATGATATGGCAGACTTTGCGATAGATGATGGGTTGCTGATGAGTAAAACAATGGGTGGTGTTGACTGTAAATTGGGAATCACCAATGGCTACGGCAATTGTGGTAAACGAAACTGCAAAGACACTAATGGTGAGAAGGCGATTACACTTAACCTCTCAGGTGATTGTCCAGCAATACCGGGTTTAACTCTTGGAGCTACTTACCATACCGATGACTGTGCAGATCAGGTTAACGAAACAGATGAAGGAGATTTATGGATAATTGATGCCGCATATGCAAGTGGATTGTGGAAATTCGCAGCCGCTCTGGGAAATCTCGAGATAAAGGGAGGTATTGCTAATTACATTATCACAGACGACATTGATTATTTAGTGCTTGAGTTAGTGTATGGTAATGGTGAGACACCATGGTGGGTTGCCGCCCGTTACAGCACCAAGGAACCTAATACGAGCCTTTCAGGGTATTCAATTACAGATCCAAAGGATGATGAAGAGAGATTAGAGCTCGGTGCAGGTTACAAACTCTGTGATAACGCTTATCTGAAAATAGAGTACATTGATAATGAAGTAGATGATAATATTAAGTACCTCGATGATTACGATGGAATC
- a CDS encoding retropepsin-like aspartic protease yields MAVIEKNIRLVGSKGEKEVCALFDSGSTYSCVVPELAKILGIPEKLPKPMEFETAKEKEKLTANERVSLDFYIDGLRLSDEFMLVPELSEQTIIGAKTLQSWRMKLDFEHDEVIIDPRVTKLRIIKINH; encoded by the coding sequence ATGGCAGTAATTGAAAAAAATATTAGATTAGTAGGCTCAAAAGGGGAAAAAGAGGTCTGTGCATTATTTGATTCAGGCTCTACTTACTCCTGTGTTGTCCCTGAATTGGCAAAGATATTAGGTATCCCTGAAAAATTACCAAAACCAATGGAGTTTGAGACGGCTAAAGAGAAAGAAAAACTAACCGCTAATGAACGAGTTAGTCTTGATTTCTATATTGATGGATTACGGTTATCGGATGAATTTATGTTAGTGCCAGAATTATCAGAACAAACTATCATCGGTGCAAAAACCTTACAATCCTGGCGAATGAAACTGGACTTTGAACACGATGAGGTAATTATCGACCCAAGAGTAACTAAACTACGGATAATAAAAATAAACCATTAA
- a CDS encoding GDP-mannose 4,6-dehydratase yields the protein MTTALVTGCAGFIGSHLAERLIKEGYYVKGIDAFLESYLRKTKEDNLKDLVKAKNFSFLEADILKVDLSTLLSEIEYIFHIAAQAGVRASWGKNFEIYTQNNILATQVLLEGSKDMPQLKKFVYASSSSVYGDTDILPMREDGRLQPVSPYGVSKLAGEHLCYLYFKNFGVPTVSLRYFTVYGPRQRPDMAFHKFISAILQNQEIQVYGLGNQTRDFTFVADIVEATIQAARIDVNGEVFNIGGGSHVVLSQVINLIEEILGKSGTTQHAQTQYGDVLHTWADISKAQKILKYHPRVNLREGLKEEIKWLLR from the coding sequence ATGACGACTGCATTAGTTACGGGCTGTGCCGGATTTATTGGTTCACATTTAGCTGAGAGATTAATCAAAGAAGGCTACTATGTAAAAGGAATTGATGCCTTCCTTGAGTCCTATCTTCGGAAAACAAAGGAAGATAATTTAAAAGATTTAGTCAAGGCTAAGAATTTTTCGTTTTTAGAGGCAGATATTTTGAAAGTAGATTTATCTACACTTTTATCTGAGATAGAATATATCTTTCATATAGCCGCGCAGGCAGGTGTTAGAGCCAGTTGGGGCAAAAATTTTGAAATATATACCCAAAACAATATCTTAGCCACTCAGGTCTTACTTGAGGGAAGTAAAGATATGCCCCAATTAAAGAAATTTGTCTATGCTTCCTCTTCTTCTGTTTATGGCGATACAGATATTCTCCCAATGCGTGAGGATGGAAGACTCCAGCCAGTTTCACCTTATGGTGTCTCAAAATTAGCCGGAGAACACTTATGCTATCTTTACTTTAAAAATTTTGGTGTGCCTACGGTTTCTTTACGCTATTTTACTGTTTATGGACCCAGGCAAAGACCGGATATGGCTTTCCATAAATTTATTTCTGCTATCTTACAAAATCAGGAAATCCAGGTCTATGGATTAGGCAATCAGACAAGGGATTTTACCTTTGTGGCAGATATTGTTGAAGCAACTATTCAGGCAGCCAGAATTGATGTCAATGGCGAAGTATTTAATATTGGTGGTGGTAGCCATGTTGTCTTGAGCCAGGTAATTAATTTAATTGAGGAAATTTTAGGTAAATCTGGGACGACACAACACGCTCAAACTCAATATGGTGATGTTCTTCATACCTGGGCGGATATTTCAAAGGCACAAAAAATCTTAAAATATCATCCTCGGGTTAACCTGAGAGAAGGATTAAAAGAAGAAATTAAGTGGCTGTTGAGGTAA
- a CDS encoding glycosyltransferase, producing MVIYLVMLNGENILCISTADWDNIAWTNKQHIMSRLSKTNKILYIESLGLRQPTIKKKDILRILKRIKDWFKGPRQINENLFVYSPIILPLHKVKIVQKINHLVLWLTLKLLLARLGFKKPILWTYSPPAKSLIGRLNEKLVVYHCVDELSATPGIPDSIIEMEEELLKKANLIFTTSRLLFEKKKVFNQNTYYLPNVADVPHFMTALEDLPLPADIARIKHPIIGFIGTIISYKLDFEIIKYIATTHPQWSIVLIGDVVETEDEKGVKELGSIPNIFMLGGKRYEILPAYIKPFDVCILPNVINEYTQNMFPMKFFEYLATGKPVVLTQLSAVEEYKEICYIARDKEAFAQNIEKALSENDLKGRQKRIEIAKENTWEVRIDQMSKLIEERIRASRN from the coding sequence GTGGTAATATATTTAGTTATGCTCAATGGGGAAAACATCCTTTGTATCTCAACTGCGGATTGGGATAACATTGCCTGGACGAATAAACAACACATTATGTCCCGGCTATCAAAGACGAATAAAATTCTGTATATTGAGTCTTTAGGGTTACGACAGCCAACGATTAAGAAAAAGGATATCTTGCGAATATTAAAGCGGATAAAAGATTGGTTCAAAGGACCACGCCAGATAAACGAAAACCTGTTTGTTTATTCACCAATAATTTTACCATTGCATAAGGTTAAGATTGTTCAAAAGATAAATCATTTAGTCCTCTGGCTAACACTAAAATTACTGCTGGCAAGATTAGGATTTAAAAAACCAATCCTGTGGACATACTCACCTCCAGCGAAGTCTTTAATTGGTCGATTAAATGAAAAGTTAGTGGTTTATCATTGTGTTGATGAATTATCGGCGACACCAGGGATACCTGATTCTATCATAGAAATGGAGGAAGAATTACTTAAAAAGGCTAACCTAATTTTTACCACATCCAGATTATTGTTTGAAAAAAAGAAGGTATTTAATCAAAATACCTATTATCTGCCTAATGTGGCTGATGTGCCGCATTTTATGACAGCTCTGGAAGATTTACCATTACCAGCGGATATAGCCAGAATTAAACATCCAATTATTGGATTTATCGGCACGATTATCTCTTACAAACTTGACTTTGAGATTATTAAATATATCGCCACAACCCATCCGCAATGGTCAATAGTCTTAATTGGGGATGTGGTAGAAACTGAAGATGAAAAGGGGGTAAAAGAATTAGGCTCTATTCCAAATATTTTTATGCTGGGTGGGAAAAGATATGAAATTTTACCTGCCTATATTAAACCATTTGATGTTTGTATTTTACCCAATGTCATTAATGAATATACCCAAAATATGTTTCCGATGAAATTTTTTGAATATCTGGCTACAGGAAAACCAGTTGTTCTGACACAACTTTCGGCTGTAGAGGAATATAAGGAAATATGTTATATCGCCAGGGATAAAGAGGCATTTGCTCAAAATATTGAAAAGGCATTGTCAGAGAATGACCTGAAAGGACGCCAGAAACGAATAGAAATTGCTAAAGAAAATACATGGGAGGTCAGAATAGACCAGATGTCGAAATTGATTGAAGAAAGAATTAGGGCGTCACGAAATTAA
- a CDS encoding glycosyltransferase family 39 protein, with product MLKWVISGLFILLIFIVFGTFIYCHRIPLNFSLVYLQQFFQFWSWHFIFQNLQEFFLLIILILSAAGVGYKLLKLFCLKFYTAKVEVIFSVGLGFGFFSLFTLGLGLLGLLSSWIFYPLVLCSFFISYIEVRYFISKIIIWLTEIKLTPSAIIFGICFVAIILLGLILNIGGPPILFDDLVYHLAIPDIYIKNHKIVNIPHLLFSNYPLNAEMLFTLAILLKSDTLAQLIHFTFGILSGVSIYVFTQTYLGRKQGLVALLIFFSMPSVVLTMSFAFNDLALTYYVILAVYAMLNWIKINDRRWLLLSGIMTGLAVGVKYSGLLCFIILFLAIIKHKPALKELFIFSLMVLLPVLPWLIKNLIFVKNPVYPFLYGILGGENWDIFSAQRFNQEMSHYGPSHSGILRYLILPFFITCDWRTGDIPIGPLVLLYLPFLFFIKNVDKTIKYLLIFCGLYFFFWTATSMVIRFLFPCIAFLCPIVAYVIKEIRKSPIYELPIAIALILNIYTLSTVIGQHADFYLGNKTRQEKLLSAQPVKDYYQAIKFINENLPPGSKILFIGEPRRYYCEKEVLTSTELDTAIISKLVKESKTINGLFHKLKDLKVTHILYNRHNISWLERQFNCFNWQDKTQKALYESFINSLSPIYAAGKVYLYEIKYRKSI from the coding sequence ATGCTCAAATGGGTCATTAGTGGACTATTTATCTTATTAATATTTATTGTCTTTGGGACATTTATCTATTGTCATCGGATACCATTAAATTTTAGCCTTGTTTATCTCCAGCAGTTTTTCCAATTTTGGTCCTGGCATTTTATCTTCCAGAACCTTCAAGAGTTTTTCCTGCTGATTATCTTGATATTAAGTGCGGCGGGTGTTGGTTATAAATTATTAAAATTATTTTGCTTAAAATTTTATACGGCTAAAGTTGAGGTTATCTTTTCCGTTGGGCTTGGCTTTGGTTTCTTTTCACTTTTTACCTTAGGGTTAGGGTTGTTAGGATTGCTTTCATCCTGGATTTTTTATCCCTTAGTTTTATGTTCATTTTTTATCTCATATATTGAGGTAAGGTATTTCATTTCTAAGATTATCATCTGGTTAACTGAGATTAAATTAACACCATCAGCAATCATTTTTGGGATTTGTTTTGTGGCAATCATTCTATTAGGGCTAATCTTAAATATTGGGGGCCCGCCGATATTATTCGATGACCTGGTTTATCATCTGGCTATCCCGGACATTTACATCAAAAATCACAAAATCGTTAATATCCCGCATCTTCTTTTCTCAAATTATCCACTAAATGCCGAGATGCTATTTACTCTGGCTATTTTGTTAAAAAGTGATACATTAGCCCAATTGATTCATTTTACCTTTGGCATTCTAAGTGGAGTAAGTATTTATGTTTTTACCCAAACTTATCTGGGACGAAAACAGGGATTAGTCGCACTTTTAATCTTCTTTAGTATGCCTTCTGTTGTCTTAACGATGAGTTTTGCCTTTAATGACCTCGCATTGACATATTATGTTATTCTGGCTGTTTATGCCATGCTTAATTGGATTAAGATAAATGACCGGCGATGGTTACTTTTAAGCGGGATTATGACCGGTTTGGCAGTTGGAGTAAAATACTCTGGTCTCCTTTGTTTTATTATTCTCTTTTTGGCTATCATTAAACATAAGCCTGCCTTAAAAGAACTATTTATTTTCTCTTTAATGGTATTACTCCCTGTTTTGCCCTGGCTTATAAAAAACCTTATCTTTGTCAAGAATCCTGTTTATCCATTTCTCTATGGAATACTTGGGGGGGAGAATTGGGATATTTTTAGCGCTCAGAGATTTAACCAGGAAATGAGCCATTACGGTCCTTCACATTCAGGAATATTAAGATATTTAATTTTACCTTTCTTTATCACCTGTGATTGGCGCACCGGGGATATTCCGATAGGTCCATTAGTTCTTTTGTATCTTCCATTTTTATTTTTTATTAAGAATGTGGATAAGACGATTAAATATTTACTTATCTTCTGTGGGCTTTATTTTTTCTTCTGGACAGCTACCTCAATGGTCATTCGCTTTTTATTCCCCTGTATTGCCTTTTTATGTCCGATAGTGGCTTATGTGATTAAAGAGATAAGGAAATCACCAATTTATGAGTTGCCAATAGCTATTGCCCTTATCTTAAATATCTATACCCTTTCTACGGTTATTGGTCAGCACGCGGATTTTTACCTGGGAAATAAAACCAGGCAAGAAAAACTTTTATCAGCACAACCGGTCAAAGATTATTATCAGGCAATTAAATTTATTAATGAAAATCTACCTCCTGGGAGTAAAATTTTATTCATTGGGGAACCAAGAAGATACTATTGTGAAAAAGAGGTTTTAACCTCAACAGAACTGGATACAGCCATCATTTCCAAATTAGTCAAAGAATCAAAAACTATTAATGGGTTATTTCATAAACTCAAAGATTTAAAAGTAACCCATATTCTTTATAATAGACATAACATTTCCTGGTTAGAAAGGCAATTTAATTGTTTTAACTGGCAGGATAAAACTCAAAAAGCACTCTATGAATCCTTTATAAATTCTCTATCTCCAATTTATGCCGCCGGGAAGGTATATCTGTATGAGATAAAATACCGAAAAAGTATTTGA
- a CDS encoding energy-coupling factor transporter ATPase: MDAIKVKNVSFAYQDMHYNVLNKMSLDVQQGSLVVIMGKSGAGKSTLCRVLNALIPKFYNGLFYGTVEILNELTVEKKVFEMAKDVGMVFQDFESQLFSTNVELECAFGPENFSVSREEINQRIRESLFKVGLTGFERRNSTTLSGGEKQRLAIASILAMKPTILVMDEPTTDLDPLGKSEIFAICSLLKEEGVTLFLVEHEIELAYYADKIILMDRGEIVLEGKSDEVLRKVTLLERCGIRPPQIPKLFQELRYKKKLPLNLEDAHQIFKEQNWQIPEGRYNVLKWQDAKRTEFYQEPVIEAANLEYTYPDGHNALAGIDLTIRQGEFVAILGQNGSGKTTLAKHFNGLLKPTKGNVLISGINTRRRKTSDLAKEVGFVFQNPDCQIFENTIFDEIAFGPRNLGVPEKEVSRRVYDALNAVQLEVYENDDPFALTKGEKQKLATAGVLACTPKIIILDEPTTGLDYYEILSIMNLLVELNKRGHTIIIITHCIWVAAEYAHRIIVLEKGKIIFDDIPRMVFKEETQLKNSHILVPEIISLSNILCNLTLLSVEEFKFCLLD, encoded by the coding sequence GTGGATGCGATTAAGGTAAAAAATGTTTCCTTTGCATATCAGGATATGCATTATAATGTCTTAAATAAGATGAGTCTTGATGTCCAGCAAGGTAGTCTTGTTGTCATTATGGGCAAAAGTGGGGCGGGGAAATCTACACTTTGTCGAGTTCTAAATGCCTTAATTCCTAAATTTTATAACGGTCTATTTTATGGGACAGTGGAAATTCTTAATGAACTGACAGTCGAAAAAAAGGTATTTGAAATGGCGAAAGATGTAGGTATGGTTTTCCAGGACTTTGAATCCCAGTTATTTTCAACTAATGTAGAATTAGAATGTGCCTTTGGGCCAGAGAACTTTTCTGTTTCAAGAGAGGAAATAAACCAACGGATAAGAGAATCATTGTTTAAGGTGGGATTAACAGGTTTTGAAAGAAGGAATTCAACCACACTCTCAGGTGGTGAAAAACAACGATTAGCGATTGCCTCTATTTTAGCTATGAAGCCTACAATATTGGTTATGGATGAACCAACGACGGATTTAGACCCACTTGGTAAATCAGAGATTTTTGCCATCTGCTCACTTTTAAAAGAAGAAGGTGTAACCTTATTTTTAGTCGAACATGAGATTGAACTGGCATATTACGCTGATAAAATCATCCTGATGGACCGCGGGGAGATAGTATTAGAAGGGAAATCAGATGAAGTCTTACGCAAAGTAACACTTTTAGAAAGATGTGGTATCCGACCACCTCAAATACCTAAATTATTTCAAGAACTTAGATATAAAAAGAAACTACCTTTGAATCTCGAGGATGCTCATCAAATCTTCAAAGAGCAAAACTGGCAAATACCAGAAGGAAGATACAATGTTCTGAAATGGCAGGATGCCAAAAGGACAGAATTCTACCAGGAACCAGTGATTGAGGCGGCAAATTTAGAATATACTTATCCGGATGGACATAATGCCTTAGCGGGAATAGATCTGACGATTAGACAGGGAGAATTTGTGGCGATTTTAGGGCAAAATGGCTCTGGTAAAACTACACTTGCCAAACATTTCAATGGACTTCTTAAACCAACAAAAGGCAATGTCCTTATTTCCGGGATAAATACTCGCCGTAGAAAAACATCTGACCTGGCAAAAGAAGTAGGTTTTGTCTTCCAAAATCCTGATTGTCAAATATTTGAAAACACGATATTTGATGAAATTGCCTTTGGCCCGCGAAATCTTGGTGTTCCAGAAAAAGAAGTTTCAAGACGAGTGTATGATGCCTTAAATGCTGTCCAATTAGAGGTGTATGAAAATGATGACCCATTTGCCCTTACCAAAGGTGAAAAACAAAAATTAGCCACGGCTGGAGTCCTTGCCTGCACACCCAAAATTATAATCTTAGATGAACCAACAACCGGCCTGGATTATTATGAGATATTAAGCATAATGAATCTTTTAGTCGAATTAAATAAAAGAGGTCACACAATTATTATCATTACTCATTGTATATGGGTTGCGGCTGAATATGCCCATCGGATTATTGTCTTAGAAAAAGGCAAAATCATCTTTGATGATATTCCAAGAATGGTGTTTAAGGAAGAAACCCAACTCAAAAACTCACATATCTTGGTTCCAGAAATAATCTCTTTAAGTAATATCTTATGTAATCTAACCTTACTATCCGTAGAAGAATTTAAGTTCTGTTTGTTAGACTAA